The DNA segment GGGACTATTATTTTTATAAGTAATGGTCACAGATCCTGTGACGCTGTTTTTTGCTTCATCCAGCTTTGCCGTAATGTGATAATCTGCACGGTTCTGCCAGTATTTAGCACCGGGATATCCATTTGCGGATCGGTATTCATTGCCATTTTGTGTGTAAAAAAGCGGATTGAATGCAACGTGAGGGTCATAGTTCCCTGTGGTTTGTTGCCCCATGGAACTGAAACCGAATGCGCATAACAAGGCCAGTAATAGGGTGGGCTTATTCATGATGTTTAGTTGTTGGTTTTAGATTCGAACTAAAGGTATAAAATGAAATGTTATACCTGACCATTGTAACGGTTTTATTAGTTCGCCTTCAATTTAGGCATCGGATAGACCTTTCGTTGTCCGGCAGGAAGTTTAAGCCAGCTATGGTAAGCCTTAACAATATAATAGGTATAGTTAAAAGGGCGCTCGTCCCTGATCAGTGCTTCTGTTGGCCGGTATATGGCCATAAAGTCCTTGAGGTCCTCCCCCTTTAGCTTCACGAGCTTAGTGATCGTCTCTTCATTAAAATTCTCCCTGATTTCCGTTTCATACACATCCCGCTCTTCCAGCCTTCTTTCCTTCTCCCGCTCCCGCTTCATTTTGCCATAGCCCAGGTTAAACATCATCCCTCCGGCCCTGTCGTTATTTCCTTTGCCCCTTAGTCCATCCGAGCCAAATCGTTTTGATTCTTTTGCATCCGGGTCCCGGTATAACACGGAAGGATTTACTTTTGCACTTAAAATTTCCACCTCTTTTAAGGTTTTCGAATTTCCGGGCAGGAAAATGGTCTTTGGTTTCAGGTCTATCAGAAAAAGTGTATCTGTATGATAACCAACAAAAGAAAACTCAAGCAGATCCCCTATTTTAGCGGGAATGGTAAACTGGCCGGCAGCCTTCGTTCTTGACAATTCTTTACTGTTCAGGTTCCGCACAATGACATCCTGAATAGGAAAAGTTTTATTATCGTAATCATACACCGTACCAGATACAGAAGTTTGTGCCCAGACGCCGAAAGGGGCAATACAGATGAACAACAAGAATAAATACTTAACCATATTCAAATGTAACGCTGTTTTTACGCCTTGATTATATTTTAACAAAATTTAACAACAGCGTGTCAATTACTTCAAAAGGCTTTGGTAACTGTCTTCCTCAAAACCGATGAGTACCGCTTTCTGATCAAGCTCAACAACGGGCCTTTTGATCGCACTGGTATTTTGCAATAAAACCTGAACTGCCGATGCCTGATCAACAACCGCATCCTGCTGTTCCTTAGTCAGCTTTTTCCAGGTCGTTCCTTTTTTATTCAAAACCTTTTCCCAGCCAAAAGCTACACACCATTCATTCAGCTTTTCAGCGGTAATGCCACTCTTTTTGAAGTCGTGGAACTCGGGATTAAATCCATTCTCTGCCAACCAGGTCCTGGCTTTCTTTACTGTATTACAATTTGGTATTCCGTATATGATCATATCAGCAAAAATAAAATTTATTATCATTAATATTGTTGTTGATTTTATCTCTCTCTGTGGGGGGCGACTTGAAATTGCAAAAGAGGTAACCAAAAACCAAGTTCAGTACAGGACAGCACCGAATTTAAACCCTTTTGTGGAACACTTTAATTTCAATCCTAATTCACAATTTTAGATAAGTTCTTAACATCTAATTGTTCATGTCTATGCTTAAGCTAACTTTTAAACAACAAGTATTAACAGGTTTTACTGTTTCCTTATTGTTTGTCCTCGTATCTGCCATCACTTCTTACTTCGGTGTGGAGAAACTGAATGAAGATACAAAATGGCAAAGCCATACTTACGAGGTCATTGACCTGATCAAGACGGTAGAAACTCAGGTTCTGAACTCAGAAAGCGCCTTACGTGGATTTATTTTGTCGCAGAAAAGTTTGTACCTAAAGCCCTACAATAGAAATGCCCCCCTGATACTCGAGACGGTCCAGAATTTAAAGAAACTGATCAGTGACAATCCTGAACAAGAAGAAAGGGCCGATTCTTTGGATTCCTACGCGCATAAAAAAGTGGCAGAAATGCAGGAAGTGATCCGGATTTACGACAGTAAGGGACAGGCAGGAGCTACAGACCGCGTACTAAACGGAGGTGGGCAACATTATAAGGACCAGATGCTGCTCATCAGCAAAAAAATGATTGAGACAGAATTTCGCCTGTTGGCAGAACGGAAAGCGAATACCGCAAGCAGCAGTCAGAGAAGTACCTGGATCATTTTACTCAGCTCTTTAATTATATTTTCTCTGATTCTCTTTCTCTTTACCTATATCAAAAGAACATTTGATCAGCAGAAATTAACAGAAGTTCATATCAGAGAATCAAATCTCCAGCTGGAAAAACTTTCTGTTGAAAATGAACAGAAAAACTGGCTTTTATCAGGCGTAACAACCGTAAATGAGGCGATGCGTGGAGAACAGGAGATCGAGGAGCTTTCGGTCAATATCATTACGAGGGTCAGCAATTACATCAATGCCCCTATCGGTGCTTTCTTTCTGATCAACAGCGCAAAAAAGACTTTCAAATTTACCGGAGGATATGCCTATCAGCCTAAAAAAGGAGAAACAAGCCAGTACCCTATCGGAGAAGGGCTCATAGGTCAGGTTGCCTCAGAGAAACGGGTTAAACTACTCAACAATATCCCTTTGGATTACCTGAAAATCAGTTCAGGTTTGGGAAATACCTCGCCAAAATGTATTTACCTTGTTCCTATTGTATTTGAAGATGAGACCCTGGCCGTGATTGAGCTCGGCCTTCAGGAGAACCCTGATGAGAAAACAATATTATTCCTGAACAGCATTAGCGAAAGTGTTGGTGTTGCAGTAAACAGTGCAATCGCAAGAGTAAAACTCAGAGCGTTGTTCGAACAAACCCAGCAACAGGCCGAAGAACTGGAGAGCCAACAGGAAGAACTGCGGACCACCAATGAGGAGCTGATGTACAAAACAGACCAGCTTCAGTCGTCGGAAGAAGAATTGAGGGTACAACAGGAAGAATTACGCCAGACCAATGCGGAGTTGGAGGAGAAAGCACAACAACTGGAAGAACGCAACATTTCGATCAACCAGGCCAGAGAAGCGATTAGCTTAAAAGCTGAAGAACTGGAGATTTCCAGCAAATATAAATCGGAATTCCTGGCCAATATGAGTCATGAATTAAGAACACCATTGAATAGTATTCTGATCCTGGCAAGGATCTTAAAAGAAAACAGGCCTGAAAACCTGAATGAAGATCAAATTAAGTATGCCGGCGTTATTCATAATGCAGGAAATGATTTACTCAGTCTCATCAACGACATTCTGGATTTATCAAAAATAGAATCCGGAAAGGTAGACCTAAGCATAGAAACGGTAAAACCAGATGCCATTAAACATGGGATGGAATCCCTGTTTACCGAGCTTGCCAGAAGTAAGAAGATCCAGTTCAACACCATCATCGAAGATGACCTGCCGGACTATATTTTTACCGATCAGGCCAGACTGGAACAGATTGTTAAAAACTTACTCTCCAATGCCTTCAAATTCACACCGGAATACGGTCAGATCACACTCAGCATCAGCAGACCATCCAGAGGAACCCGCTTTTTCTCTGACCGCTTAAGGAATACAACAGAAGAAATTATCGGCATCACGGTAAAAGATTCGGGCATCGGCATTCCCGAAGACAAGCAAAAACTGATCTTCGAGGCCTTCCAGCAAGCTGACGGATCTACGAGCAGGAAATTTGGCGGAACAGGACTTGGCCTTTCCATCAGTAAAGAACTGGCGTACATTCTTGGCGGAGAAATCCAGGTGAACAGTAAACCTAATGAAGGAAGTACCTTTACTTTATTTGTACCAAGAAATAATTCCTTCCAGCTTCCCGAGCACCTGAACAATTCTCCTGCAGAAGAAGCAGTCATCATTCCGTTTGTTCCGGAAATGGCAGTCAGCCCGGCAAAACAAGCGGATGATCCTCAGACTTTACTGATTATTGAAGACGATGTGGTTTTCGCAGATGTATTAAATGACTATGCACTGGAAAAAGGATTTCAGCCAATTCTCGCACATAGTGGCGATACCGGCCTGGAAATGGCCTTTTCTCATTTACCGGACGCCATCGTCCTGGACATTATGTTGCCGGTAATGGACGGCTGGACCATTCTGAAAAAGTTAAAGGCTGATCCAAGAACCAAACACATCCCGGTACATATGATGTCGGCGGGAAATGAAAAAGCCAGCAAAGCTAAAAAAGAAGGCGCCATAGGCTTCCTGAAGAAACCAGTTGAAAAAGAACAGCTGGATGAAGCTTTTAACCTCCTTAGTGCCGCTTACCTGAAATACAATTTCAAAAGCGTGTTAGTGATCGAAGATCAGGAGTTACAAAGCAGGGAACTGACCCAACAGCTGACTGAAAAAGGGGTAGATGTCAAACAGGCATTCACAGGAAAAGAAGCATTGGACCTTCTGGACGATCAGGTCTTTGATTGTATTATTCTGGATTTGAAGCTTCCCGACATTTCCGGATTTGATTTGCTCGACCAGATCAAATCGCAGGCCCTGCATGCACATATTCCCGTGAT comes from the Pedobacter sp. FW305-3-2-15-E-R2A2 genome and includes:
- a CDS encoding response regulator — translated: MLKLTFKQQVLTGFTVSLLFVLVSAITSYFGVEKLNEDTKWQSHTYEVIDLIKTVETQVLNSESALRGFILSQKSLYLKPYNRNAPLILETVQNLKKLISDNPEQEERADSLDSYAHKKVAEMQEVIRIYDSKGQAGATDRVLNGGGQHYKDQMLLISKKMIETEFRLLAERKANTASSSQRSTWIILLSSLIIFSLILFLFTYIKRTFDQQKLTEVHIRESNLQLEKLSVENEQKNWLLSGVTTVNEAMRGEQEIEELSVNIITRVSNYINAPIGAFFLINSAKKTFKFTGGYAYQPKKGETSQYPIGEGLIGQVASEKRVKLLNNIPLDYLKISSGLGNTSPKCIYLVPIVFEDETLAVIELGLQENPDEKTILFLNSISESVGVAVNSAIARVKLRALFEQTQQQAEELESQQEELRTTNEELMYKTDQLQSSEEELRVQQEELRQTNAELEEKAQQLEERNISINQAREAISLKAEELEISSKYKSEFLANMSHELRTPLNSILILARILKENRPENLNEDQIKYAGVIHNAGNDLLSLINDILDLSKIESGKVDLSIETVKPDAIKHGMESLFTELARSKKIQFNTIIEDDLPDYIFTDQARLEQIVKNLLSNAFKFTPEYGQITLSISRPSRGTRFFSDRLRNTTEEIIGITVKDSGIGIPEDKQKLIFEAFQQADGSTSRKFGGTGLGLSISKELAYILGGEIQVNSKPNEGSTFTLFVPRNNSFQLPEHLNNSPAEEAVIIPFVPEMAVSPAKQADDPQTLLIIEDDVVFADVLNDYALEKGFQPILAHSGDTGLEMAFSHLPDAIVLDIMLPVMDGWTILKKLKADPRTKHIPVHMMSAGNEKASKAKKEGAIGFLKKPVEKEQLDEAFNLLSAAYLKYNFKSVLVIEDQELQSRELTQQLTEKGVDVKQAFTGKEALDLLDDQVFDCIILDLKLPDISGFDLLDQIKSQALHAHIPVIINTAMELDQEKMAHIMKYTDAMVLKSNKSNDRLIDEVSLFINKLKQDGPSAPAKPGAVKGKSVSTMEKVLKDKTILITDDDMRNIFALSSALQLYDLKIVIANNGREALERLEDSEQIDLVLMDIMMPEMDGYEAMKAIRTEKRFAKLPIIALTAKAMKNDREKCIEAGANDYISKPVDMDKLLSMLRVWLS
- a CDS encoding arsenate reductase, with protein sequence MIIYGIPNCNTVKKARTWLAENGFNPEFHDFKKSGITAEKLNEWCVAFGWEKVLNKKGTTWKKLTKEQQDAVVDQASAVQVLLQNTSAIKRPVVELDQKAVLIGFEEDSYQSLLK